The window TCGATAAAAAACCCAACCCATGAACTGGTTGCTGAAAAAGCTATCAGCATGATCGACCCCAAACCGGTATTCTGTTCACATCGAACCAGTGATATCGCCGGGATGCGCGAGCGCGCCGCAACCGCAGGACTCCACGCTAAACTGATGCCCGTGATGCAGAACTATCTGGACGGTGTCAGTGAGGCCATGGAACAGCTTGAACTCAACTGTCCCGTTTTCGTTGTCAGCGGCAACGGGTCAACGATCGACTCGACAAAAGCCACACATTTTGCCGGTAGCACAGTGGCAAGCGGCCCCGCCTGTACCGCCCATTTCGGTGCAATGCACACAGAAGGCGACGCCCTGGTTATCGATGTAGGTGGCACCACCACCGATATCGCCATGATCAAAAACGGTGCTCCCACCCTCTCCAGTGAAGGGTGTCAGATCGGTGGCTGGAAAACCCATGTCGAGGCGGTGGATATGATGACCCATGGCATCGGTGGTGACAGCCACGCCATTGTTGATGCCAAGGGCAATGTTCAGCTCGGTCCCAAGCGGGTTGTGCCAATATCGATGGCCGGAGATCTTCCCGGAGTAGAGTGTTGGCTTGGCCAGGAAGACCGCTCAAAGCTGATTATCAGCCGGCTTGAAAAAATACCTGCCGATCTCCGACAGGCAGACAACATCACCGCCTTCCTTACCCAAAACGGACCGGCAACGCCTTGGCAGCTTCGAGAACATACCGGGATCGCCGGCATTACCCTGGAAAAGAAGCTGGAGCGCATGGCTAACCTGCAACAGATATATGAGTGCGGCTTCACTCCGACAGATGCTCTGCATGTGCTCGGGAAGATCCATCTCGGCGACAGCAGCGCTGCGGAACGTGCGGCCCGGATACTTGGACAGTATCTCTCCCTGGACGCAGAAGGGTTCAGCGAGCTCATCATTGCCAGGGCTGTGGATACAATTGAAACCCTGATACTCGACTATGTTATTGAACATTATTGGGGAAAATCGCTCACCAGCTTTCTCTCTCAACGCTATGAGCACCCGGTTGTTGGCGTCAATTTCTCAATCAAGATTCCCATGATAGGTATTGGTGCAGCGGCAAGATATCTGTTGCCCGCCGTTGCTGAAAGACTTGGAACAGAAGTGACTTTTCCTGACAACTGTGAAGTAGGCAACGCCATCGGTGCCGCCACCATTGGTATGCGTAGCTCTGTGAAGAAATGAATCGCTGCACATCCAATGAAAAATTTTTTCAAATATTTTTCACCGGGCTCTTTCAGAGCCCGGTGGTCATTTTAACGAAATAGCCTGACAAGCTCAATTTCACCTCCCGCGCGTATTTCTGTAATTCCTTACATACTTCTGCTCTGTTTTCAGCTTCTCTGACAACCTGGCCTGTCTGCCTTTCACCACGCTTTACTCCAAGACCTCCCGCCAATTACGGCAAAAAGGTCCCCTCTTTGCCAGATAATAGTAAGAACGTAAAAGTAGAGTTTGTTGAATATTGATCCGGTTTCTTTACCCCATCACGCCCTTCTCGACCGGAGGGAAAAGGAGATACCACTAAAAATGAAGGCTTTCGACCATTTACGCGTCACAGCCGAAGCCGTGCGGCAATTTGTCAGGATGTCTCAAAGTCCTGTAGCCCCAATGCTTCTTCAGCATACCAGCCTGATTCAGGACGGCTCCAAAGATGCAGACATCAGCCCAATTTATACCAGGGCCACCAATTGGCACTTTGCCCCGCACAACCTTGAACGCTCGACATTGCAGGAACCGATCTGGTCTTTTATGGAGCCGCTCACCTTCCATATTTCTTCAGATTACATACTCAGAAAACGTAGCGAAGAGATGCTGCATGAGGTACGCAAACAATCAAAAAGGGATGTCTTCAAACTCTTGGGCAGAGTCCTCCATCATATCCAGGATATGTCCACACCATCACATGTTGTGCCTGTATATCATGGGCCTCTTATCGCTGACAGCTTTGAGACATACCTGAACAAAATTTATCTGGCTGACGACATGAACATCAACACCATCTCGGCCAATCTGCAGTTCAGCCCAGCCAACTTGACACCACCGGCCGACACCACAGTTGTTGACATTTACATGGAGGCAGGGCAAAAAACACTGCAGTTTCTCAAATCAGAAAACTCCAGCTTTCAAACAGAAAGAAACGGCGTGCGTTGCAACCTGCCCTGGAGTTACTTTTGGGCTGACAAGTCAACACAGCATAAAAACGGTTACCCAACTGAATGCACAATCGGCGGCTTCGGCAGTTTTGGCCCTTTGGGTAAGCACTTTGGCACAGTTGGTGAAATACAGTCTGGTGATGATACTTTTATCATCGAAAATGAAGTCTATGAAAAGTTCTGCACAAACCTGGTTCGCGACATGCTGGTCAACAGCCTGCGGACCCTGTTCCTGCTCGAGCCTGATTTACGACCACTCTGCTAGCCCGAAATTGTCATGCACATTCTGCCTGAATAAAGAAAACACGTTGCCGATTACATCTTAAAGGCCCGAAACAGGGCAAACCCTCCCGGGTCGGGCCTTTAAAACTGAGTGCCTACCGCTCTAGCTGTTACTTGATATGCTCAATGAACCTGTTCGATTCCTCGATGGACTGGTTCATCTTGCTGACCAGCCTGTCGATCTCACCTTTGAGTGAAGCAAACTCACCCTGCAGTGAACCAATGGCCTGAGCATTCAGATTGTGTTTCAGGTACAATACGTTATCCTGAAAGATTCTCAGAACCGGGTCCATACTCTTTTCAGCCTGCCTCATGCTGGAAAGCATCTCACGATAGCGGGCCCTGGTCTTCTGCAGCTTTTCCCTGCTCGAATTGCGAAGCTCACGATTCTGGTACATCTCCAGTTCTTCCTCCCACTCCGCAAAGAGATCTTCAGCAACGTCCTCAACCTTATCAATTCTACTGCGAACCTCGTCAGCAACCTCCACGCTCGCCTCAAATTCGCTGTTGAGCTTATCGTATGCCCGCTTGATGTCAGTCTCTTCCAGCTGGACCACTGAGTTAAACTGCTCAAGCGCAGACTTGAATTGCTCCTGGGCATCCTCCTGGGCGTCCCGGGCACCTTCAACCCTGTCCACCATAATATCGCGTTTATGAATCCCCACCTTTTCCATGGCACTGTAGTATGTCCCGGAACAGCCTGAGAGAGCCAACACCAGCCCGACACCCAAAACCCATAACAATTGGTTATTATTTCTTTTGTACATAGTAATTCACTCATCCCCCCATGGCTGAGAGCAACAATCAGCCTGATATTTATTTTCACCGAACATTCAACGACTCCAAAGATCCGTCATGATACCAGCCAATTGTCCTTTGTGCAAAGCTGAGGTTTACCCAACGGATCTTGCCTCTTCTTTTTTTTGAGGGGTACGCATTTTCATGCAATATCTTCATCTCTTTCCTATAATGGTGAAACGGTGGTACCCTGATCGCAGCTCATTGCCCCCGAACTGATTGCTCCAAGGAAAAGCTATGGATAAAAACAACCGTAAGAAAAAAACATGTGATGGTTGCGGCGGTTCTGGCCAGATTTCTTTTTTTCGTGGCGTGAGCCGGTTTGTGATGGACTGGGATGACTGTCCTGACTGCCTGGGAACCGGTTATGTTGAAGTGGATACAGAGAAAGAAGGTGACAAGACCAACAAGGGTGAGCCTGGGGAATGAGAAATAACTCTACGCTCGACAAAACGAAAAAGGCTGTACAGAGATGAAAAAACGGATACTCGAAATTATTTATACGGCTTTTGCCGAATGGACGGCTGTCGAGCGGTGGGCCTGCACCCAGGGATGCGCTACCTGCTGCACCCAAAATGTGACCATTACCGCACTCGAAGGTGCACAAATCCTCAACCATGTTATCAGTCACGGCAATGAGCAATGGTTCGCCGAAAAACTGAGCGCCCGGGTGATGCCTTTCCATCCATCGCAGACAATGAACGAATACGCACAGATCTGCCTTAACGGCGATGAACCGCCTGAAGAAAGCTGCACTGAACCTGTTCAGGCCTGCCCTTTCCTGGAAAGTGGCAGTTGTACCATCTACGAAGTTCGCCCATTCAGTTGCCGCTGTTTTCTCTCACAAGAGCGGTGCACTCCCAGCCGGCCGGCTCTGGTGGAAAACAAACACCTCGCAGCCTCAACAGCGGTCAGCCAGCTTATCGAAC of the Desulfosediminicola ganghwensis genome contains:
- a CDS encoding YkgJ family cysteine cluster protein → MKKRILEIIYTAFAEWTAVERWACTQGCATCCTQNVTITALEGAQILNHVISHGNEQWFAEKLSARVMPFHPSQTMNEYAQICLNGDEPPEESCTEPVQACPFLESGSCTIYEVRPFSCRCFLSQERCTPSRPALVENKHLAASTAVSQLIEHLGQFEYWGNMLDVLPAMLDISKFQNIRRHLKDPSLADNCRLQTLKAKPLPGFLLGPDDYQEVAPLLEEVFNAKIEGKTVEAILNGAA
- a CDS encoding DUF2959 domain-containing protein — translated: MYKRNNNQLLWVLGVGLVLALSGCSGTYYSAMEKVGIHKRDIMVDRVEGARDAQEDAQEQFKSALEQFNSVVQLEETDIKRAYDKLNSEFEASVEVADEVRSRIDKVEDVAEDLFAEWEEELEMYQNRELRNSSREKLQKTRARYREMLSSMRQAEKSMDPVLRIFQDNVLYLKHNLNAQAIGSLQGEFASLKGEIDRLVSKMNQSIEESNRFIEHIK
- a CDS encoding hydantoinase/oxoprolinase family protein produces the protein MSTYIIGIDTGGTFTDGVLLEKETGKIIASAKQPTTHQQLALGTGETLGALLRQSNILPDQVESLVVSSTLATNSVVENKGARVALLVIGYVKHFKLPVKAVIYIKGGHTITGAEEEPLDLEYLLEIVQGLRNEVDAYGVCSAMSIKNPTHELVAEKAISMIDPKPVFCSHRTSDIAGMRERAATAGLHAKLMPVMQNYLDGVSEAMEQLELNCPVFVVSGNGSTIDSTKATHFAGSTVASGPACTAHFGAMHTEGDALVIDVGGTTTDIAMIKNGAPTLSSEGCQIGGWKTHVEAVDMMTHGIGGDSHAIVDAKGNVQLGPKRVVPISMAGDLPGVECWLGQEDRSKLIISRLEKIPADLRQADNITAFLTQNGPATPWQLREHTGIAGITLEKKLERMANLQQIYECGFTPTDALHVLGKIHLGDSSAAERAARILGQYLSLDAEGFSELIIARAVDTIETLILDYVIEHYWGKSLTSFLSQRYEHPVVGVNFSIKIPMIGIGAAARYLLPAVAERLGTEVTFPDNCEVGNAIGAATIGMRSSVKK